The following proteins come from a genomic window of Triticum aestivum cultivar Chinese Spring chromosome 6A, IWGSC CS RefSeq v2.1, whole genome shotgun sequence:
- the LOC123127229 gene encoding cyclase-like protein 1, whose protein sequence is MSEQQFPGTTITPHSPEFTESSVSARRSKSAAMAAAALTLLLLVLLPARHALATAAGDAHPGYAGAEADTCGAAPGGSPPSGGGAAGRRHGPALEEYGGGRIVDITHAYRPSMPAFAPGATVGPLVRLKASMEDGSEYNLSELRMECHMGTHVDAPGHMNQAHFAAGLDVDTLDLDVLNGPALLVDVPRRTNITAESMKSLNIPKGVRRVLFRTLNTDRGLMWKAAGDMSYVGFTEDGAQWLVDNTDIKLVGIDYISVAAFDHLISAHVAFFKNADIILVEALKLDNVKTGLYTLHCLPLRLVGSEGSPIRCILIK, encoded by the exons ATGTCAGAGCAGCAGTTTCCTGGTACTACCATCACTCCCCACTCCCCAGAGTTCACGGAGTCCAGCGTGAGCGCTCGGCGCAGCAAATCGGCAGCCATGGCCGCGGCGGCTCTCACCCTCCTGCTGCTGGTGCTCCTCCCGGCGCGCCATGCTCTCGCCACGGCGGCCGGCGACGCGCACCCGGGCTACGCGGGCGCGGAGGCCGACACCTGCGGGGCGGCGCCCGGCGGCTCTCCCCCTTCCGGAGGAGGCGCGGCAGGCCGGCGCCACGGCCCGGCGCTGGAGGAGTACGGGGGCGGGCGCATCGTGGACATCACGCACGCGTACCGCCCCAGCATGCCGGCGTTCGCGCCCGGCGCGACGGTCGGCCCCCTCGTGCGCCTCAAGGCGTCCATGGAGGACGGGTCGGAGTACAACCTGTCGGAGCTCCGGATGGAGTGCCACATGGGCACCCACGTCGACGCGCCGGGCCACATGAACCAggcccacttcgccgccggcctCGACGTCGACACGCTCGACCTCGATGTCCTCAACG GTCCTGCCTTACTGGTCGATGTTCCAAGACGCACAAATATAACAG CTGAATCCATGAAATCCCTAAATATACCGAAAGGTGTTCGTCGTGTTCTCTTCAGGACATTGAACACAGACAG GGGGCTCATGTGGAAGGCAGCTGGTGATATGAGTTATGTTGGATTTACAGAGGATGGTGCACAGTGGTTAGTTGACAACACGGACATCAAGCTAGTTG GGATTGACTATATATCAGTTGCTGCATTTGATCATTTGATCTCTGCCCATGTGGCCTTCTTCAAAAATGCG GATATCATCCTAGTCGAAGCCCTGAAACTAGACAACGTGAAGACTGGACTATACACGCTGCACTGCTTACCTCTGAGACTGGTTGGCTCTGAGGGCTCACCAATTAGGTGCATTCTTATCAAGTGA